A genome region from Arachis duranensis cultivar V14167 chromosome 8, aradu.V14167.gnm2.J7QH, whole genome shotgun sequence includes the following:
- the LOC107463527 gene encoding exocyst complex component EXO70B1, which yields MAATTTTDGGGGGGGGEDRVLATAQQILKSLNTPKDVREDMLLIFSSFDNRLSNITDIVHRDDDGAAAIAAEELERFEAAEKLILRWDSSLSSDPHSASSLLLDSADDAADYFSAVDDVIHWMEQLNLAPPPPPSSSAGNRHRIEMDRTENAIQLAMTRLEDELRHLLVRNTVPLDAESLHGSIRRVSLSFTDGGTVDENLESFGEVNDQGGDSQRFHERGASLGDDISVDLLRADAVAELREIADRMVRSGYEKECLQVYSSVRRDVLDEYLSILGVEKLSIEEVQRVEWKSLDEKMKKWIQAVKISVRVLLTGEKRICDSVFGELDEIREICFNETAKGCVMQLLNFGEAVAICKRSPEKLFRILDMYEALKDALPELENMITDGFVIDEANGVLKMLGEAVKGTFAEFENCLRNESSKKPVITGDVHPLPRYVMNYLKLLVDYGEPMDSLLVISDEDLIRLQDSFGGNSSQTENISPLGCRMVLLISELESNLEEKSKLYEDSALQCIFLMNNIHYLVRKVKGPDPRKDSDLRKYSDLQNVLGDDWVRKRRGQVRQYATGYLRASWTKALSCLKDEGIGGSSNNASKMALKERFKNFNACFEEIYRIQTAWKVPDPQLREELRISISEKVIPAYRSFVGRFRSQLEGRHAGKYIKYTPEDLEAYLSDLFEGSPAVLHHIRRKSQ from the coding sequence ATGGCGGCAACAACCACCACTGATGGCGGAGGAGGCGGCGGAGGAGGAGAGGATAGGGTTCTTGCGACCGCACAGCAGATCCTCAAGAGCCTGAACACTCCCAAAGATGTTCGTGAAGACATGCTCCTCATCTTCTCCAGCTTCGACAACCGTCTCTCTAACATCACCGATATTGTCCACCGCGACGACGACGGCGCCGCTGCCATCGCCGCCGAGGAGCTTGAACGATTCGAGGCTGCTGAGAAGCTCATCCTCCGCTGGGACTCTTCCCTCTCCAGCGACCCCCACTCCGCCTCATCGCTCCTCCTCGATTCCGCCGATGATGCCGCCGATTATTTCTCCGCAGTCGATGACGTCATCCACTGGATGGAACAGCTCAACCTTGCCCCTCCACCTCCGCCGTCATCCTCCGCCGGTAACCGCCACCGGATTGAGATGGACCGCACCGAGAACGCGATCCAGCTCGCTATGACGCGCCTCGAGGACGAGCTCCGCCACCTCCTTGTCAGGAACACCGTTCCTCTTGACGCGGAGAGCCTCCACGGTTCCATACGCCGTGTCTCCCTCTCCTTCACTGACGGCGGCACCGTCGACGAAAATCTCGAGAGCTTCGGTGAGGTCAACGACCAAGGCGGCGACTCCCAGCGGTTCCACGAGCGCGGCGCCAGCCTCGGCGACGACATCTCTGTCGATCTCCTCCGCGCTGACGCGGTGGCGGAACTTAGAGAAATCGCTGATCGCATGGTTAGGTCAGGTTACGAGAAAGAGTGCCTTCAGGTATATAGTAGTGTTCGTCGTGATGTTTTGGATGAATATTTATCAATTCTTGGTGTTGAGAAATTGAGCATTGAAGAGGTTCAAAGAGTTGAATGGAAGAGTTTAgatgaaaaaatgaagaaatggATTCAGGCTGTTAAGATTTCTGTTAGGGTTCTTCTCACTGGAGAGAAGAGGATTTGTGATAGCGTTTTTGGTGAATTAGATGAGATTAGAGAGATCTGTTTCAATGAGACTGCCAAAGGTTGTGTTATGCAGTTGCTGAATTTCGGTGAGGCCGTCGCAATTTGCAAGCGGTCGCCGGAGAAATTGTTTAGGATCTTGGACATGTATGAGGCATTGAAGGATGCCCTGCCTGAACTTGAGAATATGATCACTGATGGGTTTGTGATTGATGAGGCCAATGGGGTgttgaagatgcttggtgaggCTGTTAAGGGGACTTTTGCTGAGTTTGAGAATTGTCTTAGAAATGAGAGTTCTAAGAAGCCGGTTATAACCGGGGACGTTCATCCATTGCCCCGGTATGTGATGAATTACTTGAAGTTGCTTGTGGATTATGGTGAGCCTATGGACTCGCTTTTAGTGATTAGCGACGAGGATCTTATCCGGTTACAAGATAGTTTTGGCGGCAATAGCTCTCAGACAGAGAACATCTCACCCTTGGGGTGCCGAATGGTATTGTTGATTTCAGAGCTTGAGAGTAACCTTGAGGAGAAATCTAAGCTTTATGAAGATAGCGCGTTACAATGTATATTTTTGATGAATAACATCCATTACCTGGTGAGAAAGGTGAAGGGACCGGATCCTCGGAAGGACTCAGATCTTCGGAAGTACTCGGATCTTCAGAATGTCTTGGGAGACGATTGGGTTCGCAAGCGGCGCGGTCAGGTGCGCCAGTATGCGACGGGATACCTGAGAGCCTCTTGGACCAAGGCTTTGTCCTGTTTGAAGGATGAAGGGATTGGAGGAAGCTCTAACAATGCATCAAAGATGGCTTTGAAGGAGAGGTTCAAGAACTTCAATGCATGCTTTGAGGAAATATATAGGATTCAGACGGCGTGGAAGGTACCGGACCCACAACTCCGGGAAGAACTCAGAATCTCTATATCAGAGAAGGTGATTCCGGCATACCGGTCATTCGTGGGGCGGTTTCGGAGTCAGCTCGAGGGAAGACATGCCGGGAAGTACATTAAATATACACCAGAGGACTTGGAGGCCTATTTATCGGATTTGTTTGAAGGATCACCTGCTGTATTGCACCATATAAGGAGGAAGAGTCAATAG
- the LOC110274883 gene encoding uncharacterized protein LOC110274883 — MLCLLETHLSGPKANKIAKRFGFSDWFLKECISFSGGIWILWNSNFWNVEVLMSHRQYVHMKLRYGLESPWYFTVVYGSPQIRLRTSLWEGLKSIADNLTSEWCVGGDFNCVLSATDTGGNSGLSRDHDCFADCLLECGLQDLGFKGQPFTWQKGIIRRRLDKYTNWKDEISLDRNVTNFMEAAKVWNKEVFSDIHRKKNRILARLNGISLKLGFEINYGDRNTSYFHNLATARRQRNRVTMLKNQHGEWVDDTFQLQQLGMNHFLSLYADDQPYEKLVASGLFPTLTSEEVGRLDRMVAVEEVFAAIFSMGAWKAPGPDGLPPMFYQSNWSLVKTSVENWVKKVFVDHAEIKKVNNTYISLIPKREVPENFSHF; from the exons ATGTTGTGTCTTTTGGAAACTCATCTATCGGGTCCAAAGGCGAATAAGATTGCAAAGAGATTTGGTTTCTCAGATTGGTTTCTTAAAGAATGTATTAGTTTTTCAGGGGGCATCTGGATTttatggaattcaaatttttggaATGTTGAGGTCCTTATGTCTCATAGACAATATGTCCACATGAAACTTAGATATGGTTTGGAAAGTCCTTGGTATTTTACGGTTGTTTATGGCTCCCCACAAATTAGGCTGAGAACTAGTTTATGGGAAGGTCTGAAAAGTATTGCTGATAATTTGACTAGTGAGTGGTGTGTAGGAGGGGACTTTAATTGTGTCTTATCTGCTACCGATACAGGGGGTAACTCTGGTCTCTCTAGAGACCATGATTGTTTTGCGGATTGCCTGTTAGAGTGTGGGTTGCAGGACCTGGGCTTTAAAGGTCAGCCGTTTACCTGGCAAAAAGGAATTATTAGAAGACGGTTGGATAAATAC ACAAACTGGAAGGATGAAATTTCTTTGGACCGAAATGTGACTAATTTTATGGAAGCCGCAAAGGTTTGGAACAAGGAAGTTTTTAGTGATATTCATCGGAAAAAGAATAGAATTTTGGCCAGACTGAATGGTATCTCCTTGAAACTTGGTTTCGAA ATAAACTATGGGGATCGCAATACCTCCTACTTCCACAATTTGGCAACTGCTAGAAGACAGAGAAACAGAGTGACAATGCTTAAGAACCAACATGGTGAGTGGGTAGATGACACATTTCAGCTTCAGCAATTGGGCATGAACCACTTTCTTTCACTTTATGCTGATGATCAGCCATATGAGAAGTTAGTAGCTTCCGGTCTGTTCCCTACTTTGACGTCCGAAGAGGTTGGGCGCCTAGATCGTATGGTTGCAGTGGAAGAAGTATTTGCGGCTATCTTTTCTATGGGAGCTTGGAAAGCCCCGGGACCAGACGGTCTTCCCCCTATGTTTTACCAGAGCAACTGGAGCCTTGTGAAGACCTCAGTTGAAAATTGGGTGAAAAAGGTGTTTGTGGATCATGCAGAAATAAAGAAGGTTAATAATACCTATATTTCTCTGATTCCGAAAAGGGAGGTTCCTGAGAATTTTAGCCACTTTTGA